ctggaaggaggagAGTTGCATTCAGGAGAATCAGCTCACGCAGAGAGCTCTGACTTCCAGTAGGAACCTCCCCTAGGAAGATCCTGAGAGCAGGAGCCACTGAGAGTCTGATGGTGTGAtggaagagggagaaaggagcccagagcacagcagaaacaTGCCACAGGGCTGTGCATGCTGCATCCAAAAGGGATGagcaagaattaaaatataataccACAGCTCAGTGACAAGTCATGGAGAGGCCTTGTAAAGGTATGAAAGATTTGTATGGAGAGGCTGTGAACAGATCAAGGTCACCCCAAGGAGGAGGAGCTTAGAAGCTATCCCCTAACACAGGAGGAGGTCGATGTCCTCAAGGCATCATACTTTGAACCAATGTTTGGAGAATGCTGTGAGCTGGGTGTAGAAAGGCCTTGTTCACAGCATTGCAGGCAGGGATACCCCATCTATGTGTGGCTCTCACCTTCACTGTTTTCCAGGATGTTGGGGGCAAAGCCTCCCTCGTCACCCACGTTGGTAGCATCCTTGCCATATTTCTCCTTGATGACACTCTTGAGGTTGTGATAGACTTCAGCCCCAATGCGCATGGCATCACGGAAACTTTCAGCGCCCACAGGCAGGATCATGAACTCCTGCATGGCCAATTTGTTGCCTGCATGGGAGCCTCCATTGATCACATTGAAAGCCTGGAAGAGTCCAGAAGAGAATCAGAGCAGAAGGAACCCGTCTTTGTACCGCCTAGACAAGGTTCTCAGATGGGTCACCATATCCATTCATAGCATAGTATATCCCACAGAATAACGTAACACATCAGCTGCAGAGCATCAGACCAAAGCCACATACAGCCCAGAATCCTCCTTCCAACAGTGGCTCAAAGCAAATGACAGGAGAGGACTTTCCTACCAGTTTCCCTCTGAGTTCTCCCAAGCTGTATGTGTTTATCTGTGCATTCAGCAATGATACATTTCTCTCTTCCAAGGCCTTTCTCCTTGACCCCAAGAAAATTTTAGCATCTACAATGCCCTTTGTGAAGGAGCTTCACAGGGCATCTACCCTTGTCTTGAACTGTACCCCAAAGGGTTCACATGATTCCTCTCTGGTTCTTGTGCTAACAGGGAGTGGTTGATCCTCAGTCAACCTCACCACGATGTCTGTGTCCTCAGCCCCTCTTTTCCATATTGAAACCTCCTAGTTTACATGGTCCTTCCCTTTACAAAAAAGCTGGTCCACGTCTTTGATCTGTCTCTTACCATTTAGTGAGTCTTTTCCCCTCTACCCTTGTGGTGATGGGGAGGGCGGAACCTTATGCACCACTCTAGGAACAGGCATTTTGTTCTTGAGTCCTTCCCTGACAAATCTCAGGCTTTAGCTTGCTTTCCCGACTACTGCAATGCATTCGGCTGATGTTTCAGTCCTGTATCCCTTCCTTCTCTACCTCCCAACACATTCTTTGAAGTTTCTTTTGAAGTTTCTGAATGTGGATGTCAAGGACAGAGTCTTACTGGCACAGGAAGGATGAGATCAGAGTTTCCAGCCAGGTCAGCAATATGCCGATACAGGGGGACAtccttctctgcagctcctgccttgCACACAGCCAGCGAAACTCCCAGGATAGCATTGGCACCAAACTTGGCTGTGGGCAGAACCAAGGAGTTAAGCTTCTCTagtgcctccctcctgccccacaggtGCCCTTGCCAGACCAGCCTTGGTCTTGCCCACTCCACTCCTCCCTCCGCCCACCTGTGGTCTTAAACTCCCAtacccaaataaataaaaaattacatttgttctCTGTGCCATCCATCTCAAGCATCAGATTGTCAATCTTGTCTTGATCTACAACAGAGAGGccctgcaagaaagaaaaagctcctGAGAAGGGGAGGTTGAGAAGAGTTGTTGACTCTCCTGTGTGAGGAAGGAGATGCTGATGCAAAAGCTGGGGGGACATTGACCTTTTTTTGGCTTGTGGGGgaatacatacacacaaagcTCTGGATATCAATGCCTTGGCATGTAGTCAGATTAGGTAATCAGGATGATGTTACTGCAGTGCAGTGTAGATGCACCTGCGTTGGACAAAGGatcagcagcagcccaggcgAGGCTACACAGAACTCAGCTCACAGGACTCACTTGAGGATTTACCCAGCCTTTTGGCAGCTTCCAGGGAGCTTTGTGGTGCTATGGCTACACAGAAGCTTGGCAAAACAGTACATGCTCAACCCCAAGCAAGCGGATGTAAACTGGACGGAGCCGTGCCTGGGAAGGAGGTGGAGAGCAGGGTTAGGCCCAACACGGGGAGCCCTCCACCAGGCCACGCATTTCTCAGGGCTGAGGGGAGCTGGGCTCTCAGCCAGACCCCTCACAGGCTGCATGGGGTGCCATGGGTGGCATTAGCTCAGCTCTCTTCAGAGCAGGCTCCAGGTCTTTGGCTGTGAAGGGCTTACAGATGTGACACCACCCACCGCTCTGCAAGGCCGCAGGCTGTGCAGGGGGTGCTGCCACCTCTCGCAGGGGTATGGTCATCGCTCACCACACCGTGAGTGCTGCAGGAGAAGAAGGTGGGACAGAAGGGTGTGAGGTTGCAGACGTGTGGATGGTATTAAGTGCTTGAGGAGGAGCACATCTGAAAGAGGGAGAGAGCTCTACAGGGAGCACCGAGGGCATTAGTTAGGCCGTACAGATGCTGCAGTGGACCGGGTAGGGTTAAATCCTTTCTACTCAGAGAAAAGATCCCTGCGGACACATACAAGCAtggagggcaggaggggtgTGCCCGGGTTCACAGAGAGCGTCACTGTGTCTGTCAACCCAGTGAGATGAAGAGAGGCAGAAACAAAGATCAGGTGGAAAGAGACGGAACAGAGTAAGCGTTCAACAAGGGAGAACAAAGAGAAATCCTTACAGAGCCCACGAGAGCTGGGGCGACAGTGCTGTTGATATGATCCACGGCCTGCAGGACCCCTAAAGAAAGGAatagacagagaaagaaagagagagagagagggtgAGGCAAAGAAGAGAatgaagagagggagggagaggaccAGTAGAGAGTCTGAGAGAGGGAGACAGTGAGGGAAGGTCGAGGCCTGATCTTTCACGTGACACTAAGCCTGTGCCTCCCAGGTCCCACGGAGGGCACATTACATTAGTGGATGAGCAGTACCCTCCGGTGGAGCCCCGTGAGCAGGCAGCCCCGGATACAGGGTGCAGAGCAGGCACCTCCCCACCTTTTCCAAGGAAACGTGACTTGTCGTTATCTCGTAGCTCCAGCGCTTCGTAGATACCAGTGGATGCACCGCTGGGGACCGCTGCTCGAAACATGCCTGAGGGAGAGCAAAACATATGCGTGAGTAGAGCAGAGGATGAGAAGGAGAGAAAGCTCTCATGCGTTCTGCTTCTGGTGAAAAGACACAGCAACCATGTATGCCAACAGCCCCACTGGCTGCATATGGCTGGTCTTGTCAGAGGTGGAACACCAGAGTAACAGAAAGAAATCCGGTGTTTCCAGACTGGGAAACCTGGATCTCAACCACTAAGAGGTCGGTCTTGTTCCCAGAACTACAAATAACATGCAGAAGTCTGGCTTTTCAGCCCTCGTCCTGGTACCCCTACCTGCACCCTTCCAGAGGCAGACTGACACACAGCTGCCAGACTGGGGCTGGATTTTTACCtcagtgaagaaagaagagacTAGCTGGATGCCACTCACACTCCTCACACCTCTCATCCCACCTAGCTTTTGGCCCAATGCAGTTGCAGCTCTTCCATTTGAGACACATATATGCCTGCACAGAGATGTCAGGGACAAACCTTCCCACAACTTCATGAGCACGGCCATGGATGGACTTAGAAACTTGTAATGAGGCCcaggagaaaaagcacagctgcaggagggcaTTGTGTGGAtagaacataaatatatatataaatatgtctACGTTAATGAAACTAACCATCCCTGCCACTATCAGACACCTGGCCCAAGCCATCCACACAGCAGTCTGCTGCATATGTCTCACAGGGTCACCAGCAGGCACCAGAAGATTTGCCTCTTTCCCTGGGATGCTGTCTGCTGGAGATCACTGATCCCACCTGCTCTTGGCGAGGCTGCTGTGCAGACCCAGCCCTTCTGGCACGGGCAGGACTTACCTACACCTCTCATCCTCACCCGCTTACCTTTGTGCGTGTACAAGTCCACCTCAACAGTGGGGTTCCCACGGGAATCCAGGATCTCTCGGGCATGGATCCTCTCAACCGCCATGGTGACTCTGTGAGCAGGAGAGAAGACAATgctcagctctgagctgctctgaGAAGCCTCAGACTGTACTCAGGACCTGGTGCTCAGCCTTCTAAAGTCTAGGCAGCAAGAAGGATGCTCAGGGAAGAGCTATCTTAGGGGCTGGAGCTCAAACTCTAAGAAAATTTCGACTAGAGGGGAGATGTGAAAACTGCAATCCAGAGCCCAGCATATGGGAACCTACCCATATTTTGTCCAGGAGCTGATGCTCTGTTTCAGTCCATCCCACCCTACCTCAGACAACAAACAGGGAGCTCCCCACTCCTGCCCTGTGCAGCAGGTATGTGCCCCCCTTCCCAGGGCTTATGGTGGGGCAGCAGGCACCAAACACCAGAGAagcccaggcagcagagagggagggctgagctggcacagccccagcctggtgCCGGGGATCCCAGCACCTCACTTTTCCCCACGGGGGGTCAGGAGCATCCCCAGTGGGCCCAGGGGAGCCCGCGCTgtgcctctgcctctcctcaccCCTCTGCAGGCCGCAGCAAGGGGAGCTGCCCCAGGAACGTGCCATCCCTCCGGGCACCGCTGCAGCCTGTGTGAGGGACTGGGCCGGCCGCACCGAGACCCGGCGGCCTGGGCAGCCATTTTGCGTGAGGATGCAGCGCCTGACACAAAGGAGGAACAGCTCcgagggcagagggagggaaacATGGCTGGCCCCgttgctggggctgcccccagctcaTGGCCCCACCATGCCGGGCAGGATGCAGGAGGTGTCGCTGTCTgacgggggtggggggtgagggTGAGGAAATCTGACATTTTGGATGCACCCGTTGAAACCTGAGGAGGAAAACAGGCGTGTGGGTGAGGATGGCCGTTTGGGAGAGCTTCTTTTGCTGGAATTTGCTCCCTAGGCTCTCCAGAATAGCTCTGTCCACCCCATCCCACCTTCCTATTCCCCCTAGACCGGCCTTGCACGTCTCCCCACTTCTCCCAACCAGCTGCAGGGCTTTGCAATGTCAGGGAGCAGGATCCTGCCAAATGTCTGTCGCTGCCACCCCCTGCCTTCACCAGGTTTTCTCCCCCTGGCTCCCCCAGATGATTCATTTAAAACTGAGTGGAGCTGGAACCACGTGAAGCCAGTGCAGGAGCCAGGCTGGCAGGGGGCAAGCATGGGGCAGCAGGTGTTTTTCTCAGCCAGAATCATGCCTTGGTCTGTGTGCATGGGCTATGGCCAGCACAGGAGCTCAGCCCATGTATGTGTGTTGGGGCTGCTGCAAAAGGGCATCgtggcagggagaggagctAGGAAACAGGCTGGGAGAGCCAGGGGCAGCTCGTGATCCCATTGCCTCTGGTGCACGGAAATCACAGGGGTGTGAGGAAATCACACTGCTTTGAAGTTTCATCAAAAGCTTGCAGTGCTGGGGAGTTTCGGTGGGGGAAACCAGGACTCTCTGAAGCCTACGCAGGGGCCCTTCACGGTGTCCATCTGGGCTGGGATCCCCCTCAGCCGTGCTGGCAGCGCTCCTCACGCCATCTGGCACACACCGCAGGAACTTCCTCCGGAGCCGTGCCTGCGCAGCCGTGAGCTTCCTTCACAGCAGtgccctggctgtgccccagcagcctccGCAGGGGAGGGAGGACCAGCACCCTGTTAAAGTGACTTTTGGCACAGCGGGGGCCTGACGACAAGACCTGTGTCAGATGCAGTGTCCCTGTTTATGTGATCACGTCGCCCCTGTCACATCCCTCTGCATGCATCCACCTGCCCTATTGTGGGGCAGCTCCAAGGAAGCCAAATGACAACCTTGCTAGCCCCACTCCATCACTCGCTGcatctcttcttcccctccatTCTCTATACTCTTTGCTGCacttctgctgcctccccttGTCCCCCCTGCTGTGTGCCCTCTGTCAAACAGTGCAAAGAACCACCCTAAAATCCCTGGCATCAGCTGCACTGTCCTGAAAGGAGGTCAGAGGCGGATAAGCTGGGATAAGGGATTGGGACAGAGCCATAGCTAGGAAACCGTTGACACAGTGAGGAGGAGAGGGCAGCCAAGCTGGAGGCAGGGCAGCCTCCCttgagcaggagctgggcagggcacCCTGGCATTGCACTGCTGCATCGCCTTCCCATGGGTGCTGCCTGAATGAAGCCCATGCTGCAGCAAgcccccttccctgcccagcAGGCCAGCACTGCACATACCTCTCCCCcaagccaccaccaccaccaccagtcCTGCGTGCTGGGGTCCCGGTGCTGCTTCGATTCCCCCGGGCTGGGCACTGCTCCCAGGAAGCCCGCACTGCTGCAGTGTCGTGGCTGATGCAGCTCTCTCCTGCTCGGCTGtcacctcctctccctgctgcccccctccccctgtGTGGTGTGGGGTTGTGAtgataagaaaacatttcccctcctccctcctcctcccagggaCCAGGCTGCGCTCTTGTGTTTGTGTCAACACCTCGGGAGGCTGGGGGGC
The nucleotide sequence above comes from Oxyura jamaicensis isolate SHBP4307 breed ruddy duck chromosome 1, BPBGC_Ojam_1.0, whole genome shotgun sequence. Encoded proteins:
- the ENO2 gene encoding gamma-enolase isoform X1, which encodes MAVERIHAREILDSRGNPTVEVDLYTHKGMFRAAVPSGASTGIYEALELRDNDKSRFLGKGVLQAVDHINSTVAPALVGSGLSVVDQDKIDNLMLEMDGTENKSKFGANAILGVSLAVCKAGAAEKDVPLYRHIADLAGNSDLILPVPAFNVINGGSHAGNKLAMQEFMILPVGAESFRDAMRIGAEVYHNLKSVIKEKYGKDATNVGDEGGFAPNILENSEALELLKEAIDKAGYTDKIVIGMDVAASEFYRDGKYDLDFKSPDDPSRYISADELGDLYQSFVRDYPVVSIEDPFDQDDWEAWSKFTANVGIQIVGDDLTVTNPKRIERAVEEKACNCLLLKVNQIGSVTEAIQACKLAQENGWGVMVSHRSGETEDTFIADLVVGLCTGQIKTGAPCRSERLAKYNQLMRIEEELGDEARFAGHNFRNPSVL